Within Sphingobium sp. KCTC 72723, the genomic segment CATAGCCGGATCGTCAAAGCCCATCAAAGAAGGGGCGACGACCAAGGAGAGGATAGAGGATGCAACGGATAGCCGTTCATGAACCGGGCCGCAGAGACTGGCGGCGCAGCGTGGCAATGGGCGCGATGGCCGTGGCGATGACGACTGCGCCCGGCGCGATGGCGCGGACCCAGCGCGAGGCCGAACTGGAAGCGCGGTTGAACCAGCTGGAAGCCGCCGTATCGGCGCTCAAGGGCGAATTGACGCAGGCGCGCAGCGATCAGCAGGCGTCCACTCAGATAGCCCAAAAGGCCGACAGCCGGGTCGCCGCACTGGAAACCCGGCCAGTGGCCGATGGCTTCAAGATCGGTGCGACGACGTTCACGCTGGGCGGATTCGTCAAGACCGTGGGCAGCGCCACCCGTTATGACGATGGCGAAGTGCCGGGCGGGTCGCTGGGCAAGGAATTCTACCTGCCGCAGCAGATTCCGGTGGGCGGGCGCAGCAGCCGCGACATCATTGGCCATGCGCGCCAGACGCGCCTGTCGTTCAGCACATCCACCCCGCTGGGCGGGCAGGAGGTCAAAAGCGTGGTCGAGTTCGACTTTGCGCTGGCCGCAGCGCCGCTGGGCGCGCAGCGGGCGACCAATCCCTATACGCCGACATTTCGCCGGGGCTTCATCAGCTATGGCAACTGGCTGATCGGGCAGGAATGGACCACGTTCCAGAACCCGGCGCATTTGCCCGAAACCACCGATTTCGTGGGGCCGATGGACGGCGCGATCTTCGTGCGGCAGATGATGGTGCAATATAGGCAGCCGCTGGGCGGCGGGCTGGACCTCTATGTCGCGGCGGAAAATCCGCAGACCGAAACGATCACCACGACATCGCCCGCGCTGGGGGATAATGATCAGGACAGGATGCCCGACCTGGTCGCCAAGCTGGCCTATAAAGGCGCGATCGGCGAACTGCATCTTGCGGGACTGGTGCGCCAACTGTCGGCGCGGGACAATGGCGTGGGCGACACCGCAATGGGATGGGGCGTCACGGCAGGCGGCAAGGTGCCGTTCGGGCCGCAGGGGCGGCATGACCTGCGTTTCCTGGCGACCTATGGCCATGGCATGGGGCGTTACTTCACCGTGGGCTATGCGC encodes:
- a CDS encoding DcaP family trimeric outer membrane transporter, producing the protein MQRIAVHEPGRRDWRRSVAMGAMAVAMTTAPGAMARTQREAELEARLNQLEAAVSALKGELTQARSDQQASTQIAQKADSRVAALETRPVADGFKIGATTFTLGGFVKTVGSATRYDDGEVPGGSLGKEFYLPQQIPVGGRSSRDIIGHARQTRLSFSTSTPLGGQEVKSVVEFDFALAAAPLGAQRATNPYTPTFRRGFISYGNWLIGQEWTTFQNPAHLPETTDFVGPMDGAIFVRQMMVQYRQPLGGGLDLYVAAENPQTETITTTSPALGDNDQDRMPDLVAKLAYKGAIGELHLAGLVRQLSARDNGVGDTAMGWGVTAGGKVPFGPQGRHDLRFLATYGHGMGRYFTVGYAPDAIYDPAVGNRLHVVDNVAGFAALKLGWTPTIRSTFMAGYQHADYPDGILLPGLANRAAYSFAGNLFWSPVKQLDLGIEYRHAQREVVSGLKGQMDRVEMAAKFTF